A stretch of Rhinoderma darwinii isolate aRhiDar2 chromosome 4, aRhiDar2.hap1, whole genome shotgun sequence DNA encodes these proteins:
- the LOC142760450 gene encoding uncharacterized protein LOC142760450, translating into MAIRQRERIWRMANWTSFGEVRIVRLTETQRLGSLWEEWVGELGNVSTDQDRLVALLYWLGDAWEAGFSVAKVNRFVSALAFGFKLRGFRDVSKEFLVGQALKGLRRGRVEADCRRPMSFALLVSLGVSLVSVCRSSSEVELFQLAFSLAFFGALKIGELVSPSTKRAGGLRLEEVGLYGDRLEVWLRRSKTDQMGKGKRIVLFALPGSAMCPVACMRAFKPQVGSPELPLLRHEDGSFLSRYQFGAVFKKCLAAVGVAAGPYSSHSFRIGAATEAGRWGLDDEGARRIGRWESNRFRYYVRPHLLCIILLLGVKSVCSCI; encoded by the exons atggccattcgTCAACGAGAGAGGATCTGGAGGATGGCGAATTGGACGAGtttcggcgaggtcaggattGTCCGGCTGACGgaaacacagcgcctgggcagcctg tgggaggagtgggtaggagagttgggtaacgtcagcacggaccaagacaggttggtggcacttttgtattggttgggggacgcctgggaggcggggttttcggtGGCAAAGGTCAATCGTTTCGTGTCCGCGCTGGCTTTTGGTTTCAAGTTGCGAGGTTTTCGGGATGTGTCGAAGGAATTTTTAGTGGGGCAAGCTTTAAAGGgtctgcgtcgaggtagggtcgaAGCAGATTGTAGACGGcccatgtcttttgctctcctcGTTTCTTTGGGCGTATCGCTAGTgtctgtctgtcgttcttcgtccgAGGTTGAGTTATTCCAGTTAGCATTTTCTTTAGCGTTTTTTGGTGCACTTAAAATTGGCGAGCTGGtttcacctagtaccaagcgggcaggggggttgagactggaggaggtgggtctatatggggatagactcgaggtctggttgcggcggtcaaaaactgaccaaatggGCAAAGGAAAGCGCATagttttgtttgccctcccgggatcggcgatgtgcccggtcgcttgcatgcgtgcttttaaaccacaggtggggtcgcccgagttgccgttgctacgtcacgaggatgggtcgtttttgtccagatatcaatttggcgcagtatttaaaaaatgcttggcggcggtcggGGTCGCGGCGGGCCCTTACTCATCTCACTCCtttaggattggcgcagcaactgaggcggggcgctgggggttggacgacgagggggcgcggcgcattggccgttgggagtccaacagatttaggtactacgtgcgccctcatttgttatgcaTCATATTGTTATTGGGTGTTAAAAGTGTGTGTTCTtgtatttaa